The DNA region GTGAAAGAGAACAACATTGCCAACGACCGGTTTGAGTTTCAGATGTTATACGGTATCCGTTCTGAGCTGCAGCTGCGCTTGGTTGAGGAAGGCTACCGCGTGCGTGTCTACGTGCCCTATGGCAACGACTGGTACGGCTATTTTATGCGCCGTCTGGCGGAACGGCCGGCCAATGTCGCTTTTGTCCTAAAGGGCATGTTTAAAAAATAAAGCTTATATAATTGCTTTCACGAAAAACCCATTAAAAACTTTGAAGAGAGGATGGTTCCCATGTTAGAAGCATTTAGACCAGAACCTTTCACCAATTTTCAGGATGAACAGAACCGGGCTGCTTTTCATGCTGCGCTGAAAAAAGTGGAGGAAGAACTGGGGAAGGATTATCCGCTGATTATTGGCGGGGAACGGATCACCACAGAGCAGAAAATTGTATCCGTTAACCCTTCCAAGAAGGCGGAAGTGGTCGGACGCGTCTCCAAAGCAGACCAAGCTTTGGCCGAAAAAGCGATTCAAACGGCTGCGCGCACCTTTGAAGAGTGGAAACGGGTGCCTGCTGAGGCCCGGGCCCGTTACCTGTTTAAAGTAGCGGCCCTGTTGAGACGGCGCAAACATGAGTTTTCCGCCTGGCTGGTCAAGGAAGCAGGAAAGTCATGGGTCGAAGCGGATGCAGACACAGCTGAAGCGATTGATTTCCTGGAGTATTACGGCCGGGACATGATCCGTCTGGCTCAGCCGCAGGAGCTGACCCGTTTGCCTGGTGAAGATAATGAGGCTTTCTACATTCCGTTAGGCGTGGGTATTGTCATTCCGCCCTGGAACTTCCCGCTGGCCATTATGTGCGGCATGACTGTTTCATCCATTGTCACCGGTAATACAGTCGTGTTAAAACCGGCCAGTGCCACTCCGGTGATCGCCTATAAATTTATGGAGCTGTTAGAGGAAGCCGGGCTTCCTGCTGGTGTGGTCAACTACTTGCCAGGAAGCGGTGCCGAAGTAGGCGATTACCTGGTTGAACATCCCCAAACCCGCTTTATTACCTTTACCGGATCCCGGGATGTAGGGTTGCGCATCAACGAACTGGCCGCCAAGCGTTCCGACAAGC from Caldalkalibacillus thermarum includes:
- the pruA gene encoding L-glutamate gamma-semialdehyde dehydrogenase, with translation MLEAFRPEPFTNFQDEQNRAAFHAALKKVEEELGKDYPLIIGGERITTEQKIVSVNPSKKAEVVGRVSKADQALAEKAIQTAARTFEEWKRVPAEARARYLFKVAALLRRRKHEFSAWLVKEAGKSWVEADADTAEAIDFLEYYGRDMIRLAQPQELTRLPGEDNEAFYIPLGVGIVIPPWNFPLAIMCGMTVSSIVTGNTVVLKPASATPVIAYKFMELLEEAGLPAGVVNYLPGSGAEVGDYLVEHPQTRFITFTGSRDVGLRINELAAKRSDKQKWIKRVVAEMGGKNAVIVDKEADLEAAAQGIVVSAFGFSGQKCSAGSRAIVLEEVYDRVLELVVEKTKQLKVGDVSNPDVFTGPVIDEAAQNKILEYIEIGKQEGRLLVGGEKGSDEGFFVQPTIFADVDPNARIAQEEIFGPVVAFIKAKDFDHALEIANNTEYGLTGSVYSRNRFNLEKAREEFYVGNLYFNRKSTGAIVGVHPFGGFNMSGTNAKTGDQDYLLNFLLKKAVSEVL